Proteins encoded by one window of Rhodamnia argentea isolate NSW1041297 chromosome 6, ASM2092103v1, whole genome shotgun sequence:
- the LOC115725815 gene encoding glutathione S-transferase U17-like encodes MAKDGDVKLIGAWPSPFVMRPRIALNLKGVEYEFLEEKFGAKSDLLLRSNPVHKKIPVLLHADRPVCESLVIVQYVDDAWPSSGPSILPSDPYDRATARFWAAYIDEKWFPSMTGIAKAQGEEAKKAALDQVAEGLSLLEDAFGKISKGKPFFGGDTVGFLDIALGCLLGWLRVTEKMNGVKLLDEAKVPGLAKWAERFCADDAVKGVMPETDKLAEFAKLIMAKFKAAPSPQ; translated from the exons ATGGCGAAGGACGGCGACGTGAAGCTGATCGGGGCGTGGCCGAGCCCGTTCGTGATGAGGCCAAGGATCGCGCTGAACCTGAAGGGGGTGGAGTACGAGTTCCTGGAGGAGAAGTTCGGCGCCAAGAGCGACCTCCTCCTCCGGTCCAACCCGGTCCACAAGAAGATCCCCGTCCTCCTCCACGCCGACCGCCCGGTCTGCGAGTCCCTCGTCATCGTCCAGTACGTCGACGACGCCTGGCCCTCCTCCGGCCCTTCCATCCTCCCCTCTGATCCCTATGATCGCGCCACCGCCCGCTTCTGGGCTGCCTACATCGACGAGAAG TGGTTCCCGTCCATGACCGGCATAGCGAAAGCGCAAGGGGAGGAGGCGAAGAAGGCCGCGCTCGACCAAGTCGCCGAAGGCCTGTCGCTGCTGGAGGACGCGTTCGGCAAGATCAGCAAGGGCAAGCCCTTCTTCGGCGGGGACACCGTGGGCTTCCTCGACATCGCGCTCGGGTGCTTACTCGGGTGGCTGAGGGTGACGGAGAAGATGAACGGCGTGAAGCTGCTCGACGAGGCCAAGGTCCCAGGGCTGGCCAAATGGGCTGAGAGGTTCTGCGCCGACGACGCTGTGAAGGGGGTGATGCCAGAGACGGATAAGCTCGCCGAGTTCGCGAAGTTGATCATGGCCAAGTTCAAAGCTGCTCCTTCTCCCCAGTGA
- the LOC115757620 gene encoding LRR receptor-like serine/threonine-protein kinase FLS2 isoform X2, translated as MKRRPQLGLKMQDQLLSLLIVLTVCAASLGAANVHGICTPKDLKGLTGFKAGIRLDTSGRLEKWVGLKCCEWEGISCNNATGRVAEIRLPGFISTSDFVYQSEMKGWLSPSITLLSSLEVIDLGGLMNLAGTIPPSIGFRLPKLRKLYLYGNQISGMLPESIGKLWQLEELLLYENKLSGSLPSSLGNLSNLNSMILYSNQLSGTVPNSFTNLTGLVHLDLHNNSFIGAIPEKIGQLHNMKELDLSNNFLGGRIPLSITNVTAISVLYLDTNNLEGEIPSPSRLDQMPSLSFLRLQNNQLTGEISPNFSYLISLQRVSLAHNRLKGEIPSSLGALSALTELYLDDNQLSGIIPKSMGQLSQLLVLSMSNNMIRGPLPQEMSSLYNLQIINLSFNEINFSSIPQWLLRLPSLSRIYMAGCGIQGEIPESLKIMPSPIQELDLSVNHLTGNLSSWLGTLTQLYLLNLSRNSLVSDVPESITQLNALGVLDLHSNKLTGNIGQVFKMEQRFPQGPLTYIDLSDNRFTEGIEQIGIGAQCGVQFLNLSNNFFPWRLPTTIRMCTSLQSLDLSNNNLGFNLKDF; from the exons ATGAAGAGACGCCCTCAATTAGGACTCAAAATGCAGGATCAGCTCCTAAGTCTGCTAATAGTGCTCACTGTGTGTGCTGCTTCACTTGGAGCAGCAAATGTGCATGGCATATGTACTCCCAAAGACCTGAAAGGACTGACTGGCTTTAAAGCGGGCATTCGCCTCGATACTTCTGGAAGACTAGAGAAATGGGTTGGCCTGAAATGCTGTGAGTGGGAAGGCATCTCCTGCAATAATGCAACAGGCAGAGTCGCAGAAATCCGTCTCCCGGGATTTATTTCCACAAGCGACTTTGTGTACCAATCTGAGATGAAAGGTTGGTTGTCTCCTTCCATAACACTCTTGAGCTCTCTCGAAGTCATCGATCTCGGTGGACTCATGAATCTCGCCGGAACGATCCCGCCTTCCATCGGCTTCCGCCTCCCAAAGTTGCGAAAGCTCTACCTGTACGGCAACCAAATAAGCGGTATGTTACCAGAAAGCATTGGTAAGCTCTGGCAGCTCGAAGAACTTTTGTTGTATGAGAATAAGCTATCTGGGTCACTCCCTTCAAGCCTAGGAAATCTCAGTAATCTAAATTCTATGATTCTGTACTCAAATCAATTATCTGGTACAGTACCCAATTCTTTTACAAACCTGACAGGGCTGGTTCATCTAGATCTCCATAACAattcttttattggtgccatCCCAGAAAAAATTGGTCAGTTGCACAATATGAAAGAGCTCGATCTTTCAAACAATTTCTTAGGAGGGAGAATTCCACTTTCCATTACTAACGTAACTGCCATTTCAGTCTTGTACTTGGACACAAACAATCTCGAGGGAGAAATTCCGAGCCCCTCAAGGTTAGATCAAATGCCTTCCCTCAGTTTCCTAAGACTCCAAAATAACCAGCTAACTGGCGAAATCTCACCCAATTTTTCCTATCTGATCTCTCTCCAGAGAGTTTCTCTCGCACATAACAGACTGAAGGGAGAAATTCCTTCAAGTCTGGGTGCTCTCTCTGCACTAACAGAGTTATATCTTGATGACAACCAATTATCTGGCATAATACCCAAGTCAATGGGTCAGTTATCCCAGCTTTTGGTTCTAAGCATGTCAAACAACATGATCCGAGGACCATTGCCTCAGGAGATGTCTTCCCTCTATAACCTTCAAATAATCAATCTTTCATTTAACGAAATTAATTTCTCCTCCATCCCTCAGTGGTTATTGCGATTGCCATCTCTTTCCCGAATTTATATGGCGGGATGTGGAATTCAAGGAGAAATTCCAGAGTCCTTGAAGATAATGCCTAGTCCAATACAGGAGCTGGATTTATCAGTCAATCACCTGACAGGAAATTTGTCATCTTGGCTTGGAACACTAACTCAGCTCTACTTGTTGAATCTCTCCAGAAATTCACTAGTTTCAGATGTTCCAGAATCAATTACGCAGTTGAATGCTTTGGGTGTCCTTGATCTCCACTCAAACAAGTTAACAGGCAACATAGGTCAGGTGTTCAAAATGGAACAGAGGTTTCCACAAGGTCCACTGACATATATTGATCTTTCTGATAATAGATTCACTGAAGGAATTGAACAGATAGGAATTGGAGCACAATGTGGAGTCCAGTTTCTAAATTTATCAAACAACTTTTTCCCGTGGAGACTACCGACAACTATAAGAATGTGTACATCCTTACAAAGCTTGGATTTGAGTAACAACAACTTGGGATTTAATCTG AAGGATTTTTGA
- the LOC115757620 gene encoding LRR receptor-like serine/threonine-protein kinase FLS2 isoform X1, translated as MKRRPQLGLKMQDQLLSLLIVLTVCAASLGAANVHGICTPKDLKGLTGFKAGIRLDTSGRLEKWVGLKCCEWEGISCNNATGRVAEIRLPGFISTSDFVYQSEMKGWLSPSITLLSSLEVIDLGGLMNLAGTIPPSIGFRLPKLRKLYLYGNQISGMLPESIGKLWQLEELLLYENKLSGSLPSSLGNLSNLNSMILYSNQLSGTVPNSFTNLTGLVHLDLHNNSFIGAIPEKIGQLHNMKELDLSNNFLGGRIPLSITNVTAISVLYLDTNNLEGEIPSPSRLDQMPSLSFLRLQNNQLTGEISPNFSYLISLQRVSLAHNRLKGEIPSSLGALSALTELYLDDNQLSGIIPKSMGQLSQLLVLSMSNNMIRGPLPQEMSSLYNLQIINLSFNEINFSSIPQWLLRLPSLSRIYMAGCGIQGEIPESLKIMPSPIQELDLSVNHLTGNLSSWLGTLTQLYLLNLSRNSLVSDVPESITQLNALGVLDLHSNKLTGNIGQVFKMEQRFPQGPLTYIDLSDNRFTEGIEQIGIGAQCGVQFLNLSNNFFPWRLPTTIRMCTSLQSLDLSNNNLGFNLPDALANLSLLEVLKLQRNHFTGSIPKGFLKLSKLRELNLSDNLLVGQIPDGKPLTDFPESSFSGNRGLCGKPLNPCML; from the coding sequence ATGAAGAGACGCCCTCAATTAGGACTCAAAATGCAGGATCAGCTCCTAAGTCTGCTAATAGTGCTCACTGTGTGTGCTGCTTCACTTGGAGCAGCAAATGTGCATGGCATATGTACTCCCAAAGACCTGAAAGGACTGACTGGCTTTAAAGCGGGCATTCGCCTCGATACTTCTGGAAGACTAGAGAAATGGGTTGGCCTGAAATGCTGTGAGTGGGAAGGCATCTCCTGCAATAATGCAACAGGCAGAGTCGCAGAAATCCGTCTCCCGGGATTTATTTCCACAAGCGACTTTGTGTACCAATCTGAGATGAAAGGTTGGTTGTCTCCTTCCATAACACTCTTGAGCTCTCTCGAAGTCATCGATCTCGGTGGACTCATGAATCTCGCCGGAACGATCCCGCCTTCCATCGGCTTCCGCCTCCCAAAGTTGCGAAAGCTCTACCTGTACGGCAACCAAATAAGCGGTATGTTACCAGAAAGCATTGGTAAGCTCTGGCAGCTCGAAGAACTTTTGTTGTATGAGAATAAGCTATCTGGGTCACTCCCTTCAAGCCTAGGAAATCTCAGTAATCTAAATTCTATGATTCTGTACTCAAATCAATTATCTGGTACAGTACCCAATTCTTTTACAAACCTGACAGGGCTGGTTCATCTAGATCTCCATAACAattcttttattggtgccatCCCAGAAAAAATTGGTCAGTTGCACAATATGAAAGAGCTCGATCTTTCAAACAATTTCTTAGGAGGGAGAATTCCACTTTCCATTACTAACGTAACTGCCATTTCAGTCTTGTACTTGGACACAAACAATCTCGAGGGAGAAATTCCGAGCCCCTCAAGGTTAGATCAAATGCCTTCCCTCAGTTTCCTAAGACTCCAAAATAACCAGCTAACTGGCGAAATCTCACCCAATTTTTCCTATCTGATCTCTCTCCAGAGAGTTTCTCTCGCACATAACAGACTGAAGGGAGAAATTCCTTCAAGTCTGGGTGCTCTCTCTGCACTAACAGAGTTATATCTTGATGACAACCAATTATCTGGCATAATACCCAAGTCAATGGGTCAGTTATCCCAGCTTTTGGTTCTAAGCATGTCAAACAACATGATCCGAGGACCATTGCCTCAGGAGATGTCTTCCCTCTATAACCTTCAAATAATCAATCTTTCATTTAACGAAATTAATTTCTCCTCCATCCCTCAGTGGTTATTGCGATTGCCATCTCTTTCCCGAATTTATATGGCGGGATGTGGAATTCAAGGAGAAATTCCAGAGTCCTTGAAGATAATGCCTAGTCCAATACAGGAGCTGGATTTATCAGTCAATCACCTGACAGGAAATTTGTCATCTTGGCTTGGAACACTAACTCAGCTCTACTTGTTGAATCTCTCCAGAAATTCACTAGTTTCAGATGTTCCAGAATCAATTACGCAGTTGAATGCTTTGGGTGTCCTTGATCTCCACTCAAACAAGTTAACAGGCAACATAGGTCAGGTGTTCAAAATGGAACAGAGGTTTCCACAAGGTCCACTGACATATATTGATCTTTCTGATAATAGATTCACTGAAGGAATTGAACAGATAGGAATTGGAGCACAATGTGGAGTCCAGTTTCTAAATTTATCAAACAACTTTTTCCCGTGGAGACTACCGACAACTATAAGAATGTGTACATCCTTACAAAGCTTGGATTTGAGTAACAACAACTTGGGATTTAATCTGCCGGATGCTTTAGCAAATCTAAGCTTACTAGAGGTACTGAAGCTGCAAAGGAACCACTTCACCGGCAGCATACCGAAAGGATTTTTGAAGTTGAGTAAATTAAGGGAGTTGAACTTGTCGGATAATCTTTTGGTGGGGCAAATTCCTGATGGTAAACCTCTGACTGACTTCCCTGAGAGCTCTTTCTCTGGAAACAGAGGATTGTGCGGAAAGCCCCTTAATCCCTGTATGCTTTAG
- the LOC115725843 gene encoding protein SHORT HYPOCOTYL IN WHITE LIGHT 1-like produces MATRPAISSARMNNATSISPLHSPLAPPSAFPFPFHALPQRPAREPRIYVRRPKSSLREATGEPTEDLDDGFFEGNGSMMEDESDDEEDAESSVDLLIRFLQSMFKKAARRAKKASRSVLPDSIPPQLVSFAVDGILLLASLSILKALLEVACTLGGSVFVVILLLRVIWAAVSYFQSNGGGLNQGGNTFGAARPI; encoded by the exons ATGGCAACACGACCCGCAATTTCGTCAGCACGCATGAACAACGCAACAAGCATCAGTCCCCTGCACTCCCCGCTCGCACCCCCTTCAGCTTTCCCCTTCCCTTTCCACGCTCTCCCTCAGCGCCCGGCCCGAGAACCCCGGATCTACGTTCGCCGTCCCAAGTCCTCTCTCCGTGAGGCGACAGGCGAGCCGACTGAGGACCTGGACGACGGCTTCTTCGAAGGTAACGGCTCGATGATGGAGGACGAGAGCGACGACGAAGAGGACGCAGAGAGCAGCGTCGATTTGCTCATCAGGTTCTTGCAGAGCATGTTCAAGAAGGCGGCCCGGCGAGCCAAGAAGGCTTCTCGCTCCGTTTTGCCTGACTCGATACCGCCGCAGCTG GTTTCCTTTGCGGTTGATGGGATTCTTCTACTGGCTTCACTTTCCATTTTGAAGGCACTTCTTGAG GTGGCCTGCACTCTTGGTGGCTCTGTATTTGTGGTGATCCTCCTCCTGCGGGTGATCTGGGCAGCTGTCTCGTATTTCCAATCTAATGGGGGTGGCTTGAACCAAGGTGGGAATACCTTTGGTGCGGCACGACCTATATGA
- the LOC125315417 gene encoding uncharacterized protein LOC125315417, with product MPGSEIPDWLNEEEVTYTVRKNCMLKAVLIGVVVSITSDFPESLRDHIPTLVDIEAKILKMNRPIFSTTLPLMGVPKLDEDQVHLCRFLDFHPLVSKLKEGYKVQVAKRNPPFIPGMQLKKCGVRLIFERDDEIDGDEQQLDDGYQSLSEKLARFFNHLQ from the coding sequence ATGCCAGGGAGTGAAATTCCAGATTGGCTAAACGAAGAGGAAGTGACCTACACGGTGCGCAAAAACTGCATGCTCAAGGCTGTTCTCATAGGCGTTGTCGTTTCCATCACCAGTGACTTCCCAGAATCTTTGAGAGACCATATTCCCACACTTGTGGATATCGAAGCAAAGATACTCAAGATGAACAGGCCTATCTTCAGCACCACATTGCCATTGATGGGAGTACCGAAATTAGATGAAGATCAGGTTCATTTGTGCCGGTTCTTGGACTTTCACCCGTTGGTTTCCAAGTTGAAAGAAGGGTACAAAGTTCAGGTGGCAAAGCGGAACCCACCATTCATTCCCGGAATGCAGCTGAAGAAATGCGGGGTACGTCTGATCTTCGAGAGAGATGATGAAATTGATGGAGATGAGCAGCAACTAGATGATGGCTACCAGTCTTTATCCGAAAAGCTTGCCCGGTTTTTCAACCATTTGCAGTAG
- the LOC125315552 gene encoding disease resistance protein RPV1-like, whose protein sequence is MENNVAESTQPDLRLKWDVFLSFRGEDTRHAFIGPLYDALRSKDVRAFGDNEGMNRGDQISPSLLAAIEDSAVAIVVISPDYAGSHWCLEELAKICECRKLILPVFYGVEPSDVRHQRGPFEGAFERHVKRFGDARVSAWRAAMRQAGGVSGWIFRGQDDRREMSLLIQDLVHRIMDELNNVPLHVAPLLVGLDSRIEQLLASLSVKSGGVKFLGLHGFGGVGKTTLAKALYNKLVAHFEKCSFVADIREAFLRSAGLISLQDKILRDLSPDMPPSNDLGSRKNSVKHALNETRVLLVLDDIDDAGQLDALISGKEWFHEGSRVIITTRNREALAARNCAIEPYEVRELSFEDALRLFSYHALKREKPTDEFVELSKQIVSLAGNLPLALEVFGSFLVDKRRKTEWEGAVQKLKQIRPYNLQDTLKISYEGLDEETKCMFLDAACLFAKSHMTREEAIEIWEGCGFKAEIGLRVLVSRSLIKIQTNDDILWMHDQLRDMGREIVLLESARDPGTRSRLWDRKEIMAVFKDGSGTRNIEGIVLDYPHKPFATDPSSKRLSQDNFMRTPNLASAIQCLQEKFRIFFDFGAERENEEVLRAEYFKPIINLRLLQINHAKLEGKFKFLPQSLKWLQWKECSLTILPPDFCPRGLAVLDLANSKIERLWKANRNKAGENLLVVNLRGCVHLASIPDLSASRSLKKLVLERCTSLTQVPESIGSLNALVHLNLEGCSKLVGLPKDVSGLGNLEELILSGCTNLEKLPEDMDSMKSLKLLLLDGTPIKRLPEKIFHLTKLEKLHLNRCTSLKKLPNHIGMMASLRELTLNDTGIEELPDSVRSLQKLELLSLMRCASLTELPGFVGDLESLKELLIDGSKIRELPASIGSLLYLKTLSIGDCRFSSHCPDSINGLHSLTELSLGGPSITSLPAQLGALKMLQRLEIRNCESLESLPESIGNLWNLTTMILYNVNITELPQSIGNLENVVVMRLNKCKRLCKLPPSMGHLRSLYHLIMEETAVTELPGTFGMLSKLVTLRMGKKPRYTVIPEVNTETENRDLITEEIPGSMLPSSLSNLSWLEELNARAWYMRGKVPDDFEKLVSLETLNLGYNNFTSLPASLKGLSVLKNLLLPHCKELKSLPPLPSSLEFVNIAGCVMIETVPDLSELENLQELNMANCEKVVDVPGLQCLKSLRRLYLTGCRACSSVVKTRISKSLLLDMFI, encoded by the exons ATGGAGAACAACGTTGCTGAATCGACTCAGCCAGATCTGAGGCTGAAGTGGgacgtgttcctgagcttcCGAGGCGAGGACACGCGCCACGCCTTCATCGGCCCTCTCTACGACGCGCTCCGGAGCAAAGACGTCCGGGCCTTCGGCGACAACGAGGGCATGAACCGGGGCGACCAGATCTCGCCGAGCCTGCTGGCGGCGATCGAGGACTCCGCCGTGGCGATCGTGGTGATATCGCCGGACTACGCCGGGTCGCACTGGTGCTTGGAAGAGCTGGCGAAGATATGCGAGTGCAGGAAGCTGATACTCCCGGTGTTCTACGGGGTCGAGCCCTCGGACGTGCGGCATCAGAGGGGACCGTTCGAGGGCGCGTTCGAGCGTCACGTGAAGAGGTTCGGAGACGCGAGGGTTTCGGCCTGGAGAGCTGCCATGAGACAAGCCGGTGGAGTCTCCGGTTGGATCTTCAGGGGCCAAGACGATCGGAG AGAAATGTCGCTGTTGATTCAAGATCTCGTCCACAGaattatggatgaactgaaCAACGTTCCACTCCATGTGGCTCCACTCCTCGTTGGACTGGACTCTCGCATCGAGCAACTCCTCGCTTCGTTGAGCGTCAAATCCGGCGGAGTCAAGTTTCTTGGGTTGCACGGGTTTGGCGGTGTCGGCAAGACCACCCTCGCGAAAGCGCTCTACAACAAGCTCGTCGCTCACTTTGAGAAATGCAGCTTCGTCGCGGACATCAGAGAAGCCTTCTTGCGAAGCGCTGGCTTGATCTCTCTTCAGGACAAGATCCTACGCGATCTCTCGCCTGACATGCCTCCTTCGAATGACTTGGGTTCTCGCAAGAACTCGGTCAAGCATGCCCTTAATGAAACCCGAGTCCTCCTCGTCTTGGATGACATCGATGACGCCGGTCAGCTCGATGCGTTGATCAGCGGAAAAGAATGGTTCCACGAGGGGAGTCGAGTCATCATCACGACCAGAAATAGAGAAGCTTTGGCCGCAAGGAACTGTGCGATCGAGCCTTACGAGGTGCGAGAGTTGTCCTTCGAAGACGCGTTGCGTCTGTTCAGCTATCATGcgttgaagagagagaagccgaCAGACGAATTCGTGGAACTGTCCAAGCAAATCGTGTCTCTGGCCGGGAATTTGCCGTTGGCTTTGGAGGTGTTTGGCTCTTTTCTGGTAGACAAGAGGAGGAAAACCGAGTGGGAAGGCGCGGTGCAGAAGCTGAAACAGATTCGCCCTTATAATCTCCAGGACACGTTGAAGATCAGCTACGAAGGACTCGACGAGGAGACCAAGTGCATGTTCCTTGACGCAGCTTGTTTATTCGCTAAGTCGCATATGACGAGAGAGGAAGCCATAGAGATATGGGAAGGTTGCGGCTTCAAGGCTGAGATTGGTCTCAGGGTTCTCGTCTCGAGATCGCTTATCAAGATCCAGACGAATGACGATATACTGTGGATGCACGACCAGCTTAGGGACATGGGGAGAGAGATCGTGTTGCTCGAGAGCGCTCGTGATCCCGGCACACGCAGTCGACTGTGGGATCGCAAGGAAATCATGGCCGTCTTCAAGGATGGATCG GGAACAAGGAATATAGAGGGGATTGTCCTGGACTACCCGCATAAGCCGTTTGCGACAGACCCTAGCAGCAAGAGACTGTCGCAAGACAATTTCATGAGAACACCCAATCTCGCTTCCGCCATTCAATGTTTACAAGAGaagtttaggatatttttcGATTtcggagcagagagagagaacgaggaGGTGCTTCGTGCCGAGTACTTTAAGCCGATAATTAACCTGAGACTCCTCCAAATCAATCATGCCAAATTGGAAGGGAAATTCAAATTCCTGCCTCAGTCATTGAAATGGCTGCAATGGAAAGAATGTTCCTTGACTATTCTTCCTCCTGATTTTTGTCCGCGAGGATTGGCAGTCCTCGATCTCGCAAACAGCAAGATTGAACGCTTGTGGAAAGCCAACAGAAATAAG GCTGGGGAGAACTTATTGGTTGTAAATCTTCGTGGCTGCGTTCATCTTGCTAGTATTCCAGATTTATCAGCAAGTCGAAGCTTGAAAAAACTTGTTCTCGAGCGGTGCACGAGTTTGACCCAAGTTCCTGAGTCGATCGGTAGTCTGAATGCTTTGGTGCACCTAAACCTTGAAGGGTGTTCAAAGCTCGTTGGACTCCCAAAGGACGTGTCCGGGCTCGGGAATCTGGAAGAACTCATTCTCTCCGGTTGTACAAATTTGGAAAAACTACCAGAGGATATGGATAGCATGAAATCTTTGAAGTTACTTCTCCTTGATGGAACTCCTATAAAAAGGTTGCCTGAAAAGATATTCCACCTCACGAAACTTGAAAAGCTTCATCTAAATCGGTGcacttctttgaaaaagctaCCCAATCACATTGGAATGATGGCTTCTCTCAGAGAACTCACTCTTAATGATACTGGAATAGAGGAGCTACCTGATTCGGTGCGGTCATTGCAGAAACTTGAGTTGTTGAGCCTTATGAGGTGCGCCTCGCTGACTGAACTTCCTGGATTTGTTGGCGACTTAGAATCGTTGAAAGAATTGCTCATTGATGGAAGTAAAATCAGAGAACTGCCTGCTTCCATCGGTTCTTTGCTGTACCTAAAGACCCTTTCGATTGGAGATTGTCGGTTTTCAAGCCATTGTCCTGACTCAATTAACGGATTGCATTCGCTCACAGAGCTTAGTCTAGGGGGACCATCGATCACAAGTCTACCAGCTCAACTCGGAGCTCTGAAGATGCTTCAAAGGTTGGAAATCCGGAACTGTGAATCACTTGAAAGCTTACCAGAATCGATTGGAAACTTGTGGAATCTCACTACCATGATCCTTTACAATGTGAACATCACAGAGCTTCCACAGTCGATAGGAAACTTGGAAAACGTCGTCGTCATGAGGCTTAACAAATGTAAACGTCTATGCAAGCTTCCGCCATCCATGGGCCATTTGAGATCATTGTACCACCTGATTATGGAGGAGACTGCAGTAACAGAATTACCAGGAACCTTCGGGATGCTCTCAAAGTTAGTGACGTTGAGAATGGGGAAGAAACCACGTTACACGGTTATTCCTGAGGTCAACACCGAGACAGAGAACCGAGATTTGATTACAGAGGAAATTCCTGGGTCGATGCTTCCATCTTCATTATCAAATCTCTCTTGGCTAGAAGAACTGAATGCCCGTGCTTGGTACATGCGTGGAAAGGTTCCTGATGATTTTGAGAAGTTGGTATCGCTAGAAACTCTAAATCTAGGATACAATAACTTCACAAGCCTTCCCGCGAGCCTGAAGGGACTTTCTGTCCTTAAGAATCTCCTGCTACCACACTGCAAGGAGCTCAAGTCTCTTCCACCTCTTCCATCGAGCTTGGAATTTGTTAATATCGCAGGCTGCGTGATGATAGAGACGGTCCCTGATCTGTCTGAATTGGAGAACTTGCAGGAGCTGAACATGGCGAATTGTGAGAAAGTGGTGGATGTTCCAGGACTTCAGTGCTTGAAATCCTTGAGAAGGCTATACCTGACAGGATGCCGCGCTTGTTCCTCAGTAGTTAAGACGAGAATTTCTAag TCACTACTACTGGACATGTTTATATAG
- the LOC125315416 gene encoding disease resistance protein L6-like, with translation MFDSVLIHQRSLPQNEMENNVAESTQPDLRLKWDVFLSFRGADTRHAFIGPLYDALRSKDVRAFRDNEGMNRGDQISPSLLAAIEDSAMAIVVISPDYAGSHWCLEELAKICECRKLILPVFYGVDPSDVRHQRGPFEGAFERHVKRFGDARVSAWRAAMRQAGGVSGWIFRGQDDRR, from the exons ATGTTCGACTCCGTCTTGATTC ATCAAAGAAGCCTCCCCCAGAACGAAATGGAGAACAACGTTGCTGAATCGACTCAGCCAGATCTGAGGCTGAAGTGGgacgtgttcctgagcttcCGAGGCGCGGACACGCGCCACGCCTTCATCGGTCCTCTCTACGACGCGCTCCGGAGCAAAGACGTCCGGGCCTTCCGCGACAACGAGGGCATGAACCGGGGCGACCAGATCTCGCCGAGCCTGCTGGCGGCGATCGAGGACTCCGCCATGGCGATCGTGGTGATATCGCCGGACTACGCCGGGTCGCACTGGTGCTTGGAAGAGCTGGCGAAGATATGCGAGTGCAGGAAGCTGATACTCCCGGTGTTCTACGGGGTCGATCCCTCGGACGTGCGGCATCAGAGGGGACCGTTCGAGGGCGCGTTCGAGCGTCACGTGAAGAGGTTCGGAGACGCGAGGGTTTCGGCCTGGAGAGCTGCCATGAGACAAGCCGGTGGAGTCTCCGGTTGGATCTTCAGGGGCCAAGACGATCGGAGGTAA
- the LOC125315415 gene encoding protein SHORT HYPOCOTYL IN WHITE LIGHT 1-like — MATRPAISSARMNNPTSISPQRSPPAPRSALPFPFHALPQRPAREPGIYVRRPKSSLRDSTGEPTEDLDDGFFEGDGSMMEDESDDEEDAESSVDLLIRFLQSMFKKAARRAKKASRSVLPDSIPPQLVNLLFDGILLLTSLSILKAPLEVPCTLGGSVFVVILLLRVIWAAVSFFQSNGDGLNQGGHTYGAARPI; from the exons ATGGCAACACGACCCGCAATTTCGTCGGCACGCATGAACAACCCAACAAGCATCAGTCCCCAGCGCTCCCCGCCCGCACCCCGTTCAGCTCTCCCCTTCCCTTTCCACGCTCTCCCTCAGCGCCCGGCCCGAGAACCCGGGATCTACGTTCGCCGTCCCAAGTCCTCTCTCCGTGACTCGACCGGCGAGCCGACTGAGGACCTGGACGACGGCTTCTTCGAAGGTGACGGCTCGATGATGGAGGACGAGAGCGACGACGAAGAGGACGCAGAGAGCAGCGTCGACTTGCTCATCAGGTTCTTGCAGAGCATGTTCAAGAAGGCGGCCCGGCGAGCCAAGAAGGCTTCTCGCTCCGTTTTGCCTGACTCGATACCGCCGCAGCTGGTGAAC TTACTCTTTGATGGGATTCTTCTACTAACTTCACTTTCCATTTTGAAGGCACCTCTCGAG GTGCCCTGCACTCTTGGTGGCTCTGTATTTGTGGTGATCCTCCTCCTGCGGGTGATCTGGGCAGCTGTCTCGTTTTTCCAATCTAACGGGGATGGCTTGAACCAAGGTGGGCATACCTACGGGGCGGCACGACCTATATGA